The Variovorax sp. J2L1-78 genome segment GGCTCGCCGATCTATGCCAACGGCATGAGCGCATGGTCGCTCACCGACCTGGCGAACGACGTGAAGAACAACACGCTGCCGGCGGTCAGCTGGGTGCTGCCGTCGCAGGCGCAATCCGAGCACGCATCGGGGTCGAGCCCGGCCAGCGGTGCCGACTTCACGCAGCAGGTGCTCGAAGCCCTGGTCGCGAATCCGGAGGTCTGGAGCAAGACGGTGCTGTTCGTCACCTTCGACGAGAACGACGGCTTCTTCGACCACGTGCCACCGCCAGCCGTGCCCTCGTACAACCTCGACGGCAGCCTCGCCGGCAAGTCGACGCTGGACGTGAACGGCATGTACTTCGACACCCAGAACAACGTTTACGTCGACGAGTTCCTCAGCGCCTACATAGGCAAGCCGACGACCTCGAAATACCTGGACGACCGCGACACCATCACCGGCAAGCTGCGCCCGTTCGGCATGGGCCCGCGCGTACCGATGTACGTGATCTCGCCATGGAGCAAGGGCGGCTGGGTCAATTCGCAGGTGTCCGACCACGCATCGGTCGGGATGTTCCTCGAGAAGCGCTTCGGCATCACGGTGCCGGCGATCAGCCCGTGGCACCGGGCCGTCAGCGGCGACCTGACCAGTGCGTTCGACTTCGTCTCGCCGAACGACCCGGCCGTGCCGACGCTGCCCGCCACGCGCCAGTACCAGACGATCGAGACCCAGCAGCTCGCGCTGCCGGCCGCAGTGGCCCCGGCGGTTCTGCCGACGTTCGCACAGGAAGTCGGCACGCGACCATCGCGGGCCCTTCCGTACGAATTGCACACCAGCGCGCGCGTCGAGCCGCGCGGCCTCCTGCAGCTGGTGTTCGCCAACACCGGCATGCAGGGCGCCGTGTTCCATGTCTACGACAAGCTGCACCTGGAGCGCATCCCGCGCCGCTACACGGTGGAAGCGGGCAAGACGCTCAACGACTTCTGGGACACCGCCGCGACCGACAGCGGCAAGTACGACCTGTGGGTCTACAGCACCAACGGCTACGTGCGCAGCTTCTCGGGTGACGCACTGGCCCACGGCACCGCTGCGTTCAAGCCCGAGGTGCAGGTCTGCTACGAGCCGGTGGGCGGCCAGATTTACGTCAAGCTGCACAACACCGGCAGCGCCGGCGGTCGCGTGACGGTGACACCCAATGCCTACCGCACCGACGGCCCGTGGCCGCTCGAGGTCGCGGCCGGCGCCACCGGCACGCTGCACTGGAAACTGGACGACAGCGGCCAGTGGTACGACTTCACCGTCACCGGCGAGAAGTTCGAACGCCGCTTCGCCGGCCGCGTGGAAACCGGTCGCCACAGCGTGAGCGATCCGGCCATGGCGCTGGGCCTCGCCAGCTGATCGGCCCGCGGCACTCAGGGGCACAGCAACGGGGCAGTGGGCCAGACTGCAGGCTCGCCGCCCTTTCCTTTGGCGAAGTGGCGATCGGCGGACGGCAGATCACCGGCTCGGTGGCCGCAGGGCGGACAGCCCCTCAGAACAGGCTGCCCTGCCCCGCCACGCCCGGTGGCCGGAAGGCGCCGAGGTCCAGCGCGATGCGCTGCCGGTTGAAGCCGATGCGGTTCGTCGCCTTCTCGAAGCGCTGACGGATCAGGTCGGCCCACAGGCCGCTGCCCTTCATGCGGGTGGCGAAGTCGGCGTCGTAGTCCTTGCCGCCGCGCATCTCACGGATGCGCGCCATGATGCGGCCGGCCCGCTGCGGGTAGTGCAGTTCGAGCCATTCCTTGAAGAGCGGCGCGACCTCCCACGGCAGCCGCACCACCGTGTAGAAGGCGCAGCGCGCGCCGGCGTCCCAGGCGGCTTCGAGGACCTGCTCCATGTCTTCGGTCACGAAAGGGATTTGCGGTGCGACGCTGACGCCCACCGGCACACCGGCTTCGGCCAACATACGGATCGTGCGCAGGCGCCGGTGCGGCGCGGCGGCGCGCGGCTCCAGCTTGCGCGCCAGCTCACCGTCGAGCGTGGTGACCGTGACATAGACCGCGGCCAGCCGGTCCGCCGCCATCGGGGCGAGCAGATCCAGGTCCTGCTCGACCGCGCTCGACTTGGTCACGATGCCGAAGGGGTGGCACGCCTCGCGCAGCACCTCGAGCACCGAGCGGGTCAGCCGCAGCTCGCGCTCGATCGGCTGGTAGCAGTCGGTGGCGGTGCCGATGGCGAGGTGGCTGGGCCGGTAGCTCTTGCGGGCCAGTTCAGCGCGCAGCACCTCGGCGATGTTGCGCTTGGCGATCAGCTTGGTTTCGAAGTCGAGGCCGGGCGACAGGTTGAGGTAGCTGTGCGTCGGCCGCGCGAAGCAGTAAATGCAGCCGTGTTCACAGCCACGGTAGGGGTTGAGCGAACGGTCGAAGGGAATGTCGGGCGAATCGTTCTCGCTCAGGACCGACTTGACGTCTTCGAAGCGGACTTCCGTCTGCAGCGGGGGCAGGCCCTCGGCCGCCTCGTCCTGCAGCGTGTTCCAACCGTCGTCGAAGTCGTCGCGCACGTCGCGCTCGAAGCGATGCGCCAGCCGGCTGGCGGCACCGCGGCCCTTGAGAGCCTGGAGGGGGATGAGGTGATCGGCCATGAGATACTGTACTTAAATACAGTATCTCGCATCGTCTCCTTCATGAGAAGAGGGTTTCGACGGCGACAGGTCAGCGCGCGGCAGCGTCTCGTCCGCCGTGGGCAGCCTGCCGGTGGGCGCCAAGGAAGGCGCCGAAGGCGCTGGTCCAAAAGCCCGGTGCCGGGTCCTTGTCGGGCCGCTGGCGCTGGATCGGCTGGGGCGGCTGCGCTTCGGCGCGGGGCGGGGGGGCGTACACCGGCCCTCCGCAGCGCGCCTCGCATTCCTGCATCTCCCGCGCCAGACGCATCATCTTGGCGGACGCGCCCGGCTCCCGGCGCCGCAGGGCCACCAGGCCTTCCAGGTAGTCCTTCGTCAGGCTTTCCCACTGGGAAAAGGCAGACCCCATGGGAATGGTGTCGTGTTGCATGTGATCCTCTCGTCCAGAGTCGTGTCCATCGGTTGGGCACCGCGCTCGATGCCTACAAAAGACTTATCGGCAGGGCGCGCGAAGTCTTGAGGCTCTGCGACAAAATTTCAGGAGGGATCGGGTGTCGTCGGGCTGCGCGAGTCGGGCGGCACACCGCGGGCAACGCTCACAAAGCGCTTGAACCGTCGGACTCGATCAGTTCTTCGGGCGCCAGGCGCTGAGGAACTCGGCGGTCTTGTCCCGCGGCTGCCAGGTCACGACGACGGTTTCGATGTTGGTGCCCTTGGAGGCCGATGCGCTCTTGCCCGTATCGAGCCCGGCGCGCGCGGCGTCGTCGCACGCCGTCAAACACAGCACCAGCACCGTCAGGCCCGCGGCCACAGTCCAGGAGTTCTTCACACCACATCTCCGGTTCAGCGGGCAGCCACCCAGGCTGCCGACACTACCGGCGATGATAGGATGAAATGTTAACCTTTAGTACTCTTTTGTGTAAAAAATGTTACACGCAAGTATTCATTTTTGGGGTGCAACCGGGGAACCCCTCGACTAGAACTCGGCGTCCAGTTCGTCGATCTCGTCGGGTTCCTGCCTCGCCGCAGCCACCCATTCCTGCATCGCCGGCAACTCCATGACGCGCTTGCAGTAGGCGGCGCACTCGCGGTCCAGCGCCACGTCGTAGCTCAGGAAACGGGTGACGACCGGTGCGTACATGGCGTCGGCGATGCAGGGCTGCTTGCCGAACAGGAATGGCCCGCCGTAGCTCTTGAGGCACTCGTGCCAGATCGCGGTCACGCGGTCGATGTCGGTCTGCGCCCGCGACCAGATCTTGAAGCCCGGGAAGTGGCCCTTGATGTTCATCGGCAGCGAGCCGCGCATGGCGCTGAAGCCCGAATGCATCTCGCCACTGATGGCCCGGCAATGGGCGCGCGCCTTGATGTCGGCCGGCAGCAGGCCCGCCTTGGGCTTGATCTCGTTGAGGTATTCGCCAATGGCCAGCGTGTCCCAGACATGGACGGTGCCGTGCTGCAGCGACGGCACCAGCATCGACGAC includes the following:
- a CDS encoding phosphocholine-specific phospholipase C, whose amino-acid sequence is MNHLPRRNFLRKSAGAIGAASALTMLPPSIRKALAVEAAVDTGTLQDVKHVVILMQENRSFDHYFGTLKGVRGFGDRFPIPLASGKSVWYESDGTREITPFHLDMTQMNAIKSDTTSHTFPDMQAAWSQGQYGYWPKFKIDLVTGKNTGHSMGYFKRQEIPFQFALAEAFTLCDQYHCSVLSGTDPNRVAFWSGSAFDPTVRAQGLNNTDATSEPNNVRCWVVKNWKPGNWPVPGYTYLSNALTWPTIPDVLQKAGVSWRIYQDPNNNWTGAMNGCLAFESFRTAPPGSPIYANGMSAWSLTDLANDVKNNTLPAVSWVLPSQAQSEHASGSSPASGADFTQQVLEALVANPEVWSKTVLFVTFDENDGFFDHVPPPAVPSYNLDGSLAGKSTLDVNGMYFDTQNNVYVDEFLSAYIGKPTTSKYLDDRDTITGKLRPFGMGPRVPMYVISPWSKGGWVNSQVSDHASVGMFLEKRFGITVPAISPWHRAVSGDLTSAFDFVSPNDPAVPTLPATRQYQTIETQQLALPAAVAPAVLPTFAQEVGTRPSRALPYELHTSARVEPRGLLQLVFANTGMQGAVFHVYDKLHLERIPRRYTVEAGKTLNDFWDTAATDSGKYDLWVYSTNGYVRSFSGDALAHGTAAFKPEVQVCYEPVGGQIYVKLHNTGSAGGRVTVTPNAYRTDGPWPLEVAAGATGTLHWKLDDSGQWYDFTVTGEKFERRFAGRVETGRHSVSDPAMALGLAS
- a CDS encoding PA0069 family radical SAM protein; protein product: MADHLIPLQALKGRGAASRLAHRFERDVRDDFDDGWNTLQDEAAEGLPPLQTEVRFEDVKSVLSENDSPDIPFDRSLNPYRGCEHGCIYCFARPTHSYLNLSPGLDFETKLIAKRNIAEVLRAELARKSYRPSHLAIGTATDCYQPIERELRLTRSVLEVLREACHPFGIVTKSSAVEQDLDLLAPMAADRLAAVYVTVTTLDGELARKLEPRAAAPHRRLRTIRMLAEAGVPVGVSVAPQIPFVTEDMEQVLEAAWDAGARCAFYTVVRLPWEVAPLFKEWLELHYPQRAGRIMARIREMRGGKDYDADFATRMKGSGLWADLIRQRFEKATNRIGFNRQRIALDLGAFRPPGVAGQGSLF
- a CDS encoding glutathione S-transferase is translated as MAKPVLTISSKNYGAWALRGWLMCKLAGLDFSEKVISPDDPAMKAEMLLLSSSMLVPSLQHGTVHVWDTLAIGEYLNEIKPKAGLLPADIKARAHCRAISGEMHSGFSAMRGSLPMNIKGHFPGFKIWSRAQTDIDRVTAIWHECLKSYGGPFLFGKQPCIADAMYAPVVTRFLSYDVALDRECAAYCKRVMELPAMQEWVAAARQEPDEIDELDAEF